From the Anguilla anguilla isolate fAngAng1 chromosome 8, fAngAng1.pri, whole genome shotgun sequence genome, one window contains:
- the LOC118233090 gene encoding CMP-N-acetylneuraminate-beta-galactosamide-alpha-2,3-sialyltransferase 2-like: MHFLFRKNIVNCLQLAIVILACGYWIVTCLFFTAKECPVQKEKQRNEHCACNHCLSQPNISEWFDSRFNKMVHPLLSKKNVNLPADTLKFWNSLQPYYVPPPFQVVMKKVFQFFPGGEQYMDSGPSRCRTCAVVGNSNNLLGSSYGPQIDDHDFVMRMNEARTVGYEKDVGSRTTHHFMYPESAIDLENNTSLVLVPFKMRDFEWLISVVTDGSIKSTYRRVPARIKFNKKKVLFYNPAFLKYVQDQWTKTSRCPSTGMLVLLLAVHICDEVSVYGYGADRKGLWKHYWEKVEGSTHLYKHSGNTEYHILEMLHEAGKIKLSKGNILKTR, translated from the exons atgcatttcctttttagAAAGAATATTGTCAATTGTTTGCAATTGGCTATTGTTATTTTGGCTTGTGGCTATTGGATAGtcacatgtttgtttttcactgcCAAAGAATGCCCtgttcagaaagaaaaacaacgtAATGAACACTGTGCTTGCAACCACTGCTTGTCACAACCAAACATCTCAGAGTGGTTTGATAGTCGTTTTAATAAAATGGTCCATCCCTTGTTATCCAAGAAAAATGTCAACCTTCCTGCTGACACTCTGAAGTTTTGGAAC AGTCTACAACCATACTATGTCCCTCCTCCATTCCAAGTGGTAATGAAGAAGGTGTTTCAGTTCTTTCCTGGAGGAGAACAGTACATGGACAGTGGCCCCTCTCGCTGCCGAACCTGTGCTGTCGTTGGGAACTCCAACAACCTCTTGGGCTCTTCTTATGGGCCTCAGATAGATGACCATGACTTTGTGATGAG GATGAATGAAGCAAGAACAGTTGGTTATGAAAAAGATGTTGGAAGCAGGACAACGCATCACTTCATGTACCCTGAGAGCGCCATCGACCTGGAGAACAACACCAGTTTGGTGCTCGTACCGTTCAAAATGAGAGACTTTGAGTGGCTTATCAGTGTGGTAACTGATGGATCTATCAAGTC caccTATCGTCGTGTACCTGCGAGGATTAAGTTTAACAAGAAAAAG GTCTTGTTTTACAATCCAGCTTTTCTGAAGTACGTTCAGGATCAGTGGACCAAAACTTCACGGTGCCCCTCAACAGGCATGCTTGTGCTCCTGCTTGCTGTCCACATCTGTGATGAA GTCAGTGTTTATGGATATGGTGCAGACAGAAAAGGACTGTGGAAACACTACTGGGAGAAAGTGGAAGGCTCCACGCACCTGTATAAACACAGCGGGAACACAGAATATCACATCTTAGAGATGCTCCATGAAGCTGGGAAAATCAAGCTTAGCAAAGGGAATATTCTGAAAACAAGGTGA